TACCACAGCTGCCTCTGTTAAGTGTGGGTAGATCTGCTCGTCCATCACCTTCCCGAGACATTCCCTGTCCTCCTGCCTgagctgtgtgtgtgcagagcccagtggcagcagctctgccccggAGGGGATGGGTGTGATGGGgttcctcttccctttctggagccctttgggttggttttgtgtggAAGGCGCCTGGTTTGGTCCCTGGGGTGGGCTGGGGGCAGCGGGTGCAGCTGGGGAGGGTTTCTTGTGTGTGAGAGGTGGCTCAGTGAGGACTCGTGCTCTGGGGTCAGTCTTGGTAGACAGAGCATCCGTGTGACCCCTGGCACGGGTCTGATcgtccttttcttcctctttttcagtttaGTCATCAAAGAAAAGACAtaagaaatgaagaagaaaagaaaatgaaattccaGCAAtaagaaatgaacaaaagaatTGGAACTGAAGACCTTAAGTGCTTGCTTTTTGCTGTTGACCAGATTACTAGAACTATCTGCATTGTCTATGCAGCatggggtttttattatttttacctAAAGAAGTCTCCTTTTGGAAACGATAAACACgttttttaaaagtctgttttTTCTCAATATACCTTTAAAGGTTTTTAAATTGTTTCATATCTGGTCAAGTTGAGATTTTTAAGAACctcatttttaatttgtatgaAATATACACCTGATTTTTTCAAGTCAAACTGCAAGCATCTGTTAATAAAGGTCTTAAAGAATTACCTGGTGCGCTTGCTCCTTTTAAAACCCTCTTTTGTGTGGTAGGGTTTGAGTGTTCATAAAGGGTCTTGGGGATGGGAAAGGACTGCTTTAGTTCTTAAGAACACAGGCTGGGGGTGAAACACAAAAATCATTACAAAGTAGTTGAGGTGCTGGGTGGGAAGGGGCTTGGTGTCAGCCCAGCCCTAGTGCGGCTCATGCTGGGGGTGATGgagcacaaagcagagctgtgcctcACTGCGGAACGTCTCTGGGGCTGCCCCACcagtgccagagctgctgcttctggtcGCTGCTGGCTCAGCCTTGCCCAGCCCCACGGCTCCTCAACACCAGCTGGAAGCTGCTGGTTAAGAACATGAGGGCTGTGGAGGAGCTCCCAGTGGGTGGGTGCCAAAGGgaggccttagagcagctccagtgcctaaaggggctgcaggaaacctggagaggggctttggacaagggcctgtagggacaggccaaggggaatggcttgaacctgcccgaggggagactgagctgagctcttaggcagaagctcttccctgtgagggtgctgaggcgctggcacagggtgcccagagaagctgtggctgccccatccctggcagtgctcaaggccaggttggacacaggggcttggagcaagctgctccagtggcaggggttggagctggaggagctttaaggtccaccCGAAcagaaaccattctgtgattctgtgctcgTTAAATACCTTCCAGCCCCCTTCTGACTGCACCGTGCCCATCCTTTGGACCAGACCAGCTCTTGGTCATGTTCTTCATCTCCATCACACAGCTTTAGTGACCACATCCCTTTCTCCAGGTCCCTGAGCTGTTGGATTGGAGGTGCTGATGTGCAGCGAGCCCAGGCCGTGGCAGCGCTGCTGCGGGTCTCCTCTGCCCCTGTTCATTGCAGGGCCCcgctgcagccctgcaggagggTCTGCTCCAGCCAGGGGCTTGGTCTTGAAGTCACAAAGCTGCTTCCCTGCGGTgccgcagcttctctgtgcTAACCTCAAGGGGAGAAGTAGGGGAATTAGGATAAAACCAGCAATGGTTTGGGGCTCTGGCTTGGTTTTGCAGGGTTTCGCAAGTGAGGAAGGGTTTATAGTTCATGTAGAAAACAGAATTCCCTTTCCGTGTGGCCATAAAACCCGACTTTGGTGGTAGAGCAGCTCCAATGGGCTTCAGATTGACCCCCTGCAGCCTTCCTCCAGTGCCCAACCCTTCCACTGCTGCCCTGGGCTCTTTGCCTGCCCCAGCTCTCAAACCTCGGAGCACAGGGGTGtttgcagcagggctggtgcctgCCTGACCCGGGCCACGTGGAGTCAGTGTTGCTCTGTGCAGAACCGGCTTTCCCCTGAATGCCTCCAAAGCATGGGCTCAGTTCTGGAGGGATGTCAAGAGCTCCATTGGCTTCCCCGGGGCTCTGGGGACATCTTTCCTTAAAGCAGCACGTTTCTGGGCTTGTTTTCATGAAGCCTGTCTGGAAGTGGGGAAATAACCGGAGCCTgggaaggacctgggggtgctggtcagtgAGAgactccccatgacccagcttcagtgagcgcttgagcccagaaccccccctgtgctgggctgcacccccagagcgtgagcagcagctcagggaggggatcctgcccctctgctgcgctctggggagaccccccctgcagccctgctccagctctggggcagcagcacaagagggacctggagctgctggagcgaggccagaggaggccatggagctgctgcgagggctggagcagctctgctctggagccaggctgagagagctgggctggggcagcctggacaagagaaggctcctgaaggggagacctgagagcagctccagtgcctaaaggggctgcaggaaacctggagaggggcttgggacaagggcctgtagggacaggccaaggggaatggcttgaacctgccccaggggagactgagctgagctcttaggcagaagctcttccctgtgagggtgctgaggcgctggcacagggtgcccagagaagctgtggctgccccatccctggcagtgctcaaggccacgttggacacaggggcttggagcaagctgctccagtggaaggggtccctgcccgtggcaggggttggagctggaggagctttaaggtcccttcaacacaaaccaggctgggactcTATGGGAAACAGCCTCCCCTGTGGGTTACTCCTGCAGCCGCAGCTCGCATTGCTCCTGCAGTGGGAGCCTTAGCCCAGTTGCAGACGTGCCCCAGTATAGAAGGTGGTGCTTTAATGCGGTCAGGTCGGAGggggagagcatcccacagtggtgctgggtgcaggaggtgctgctgcccaTCACACGCGGGAGTCCATGGCGTACATCTTGCTGGTGGCCGTTCGGACCCGGGGCTGGGGAGGCCTCTGGGGTTGCTGGTGGCTGCTGAGATCTACTGGGAGAGAGGTGGGGTTGGGGCATGGTTGGCAATAGCAGGGACCCTGGGGTGCTGCAGTGTTGGGGACATGGCAAGAGAGGGACCAGGCGTGAGGGCTGGAGGTAACATCTGGTGAGGCATCACCTGCCCCGTGTCTGTGATGGTGATGCCAGGTTTCCACTGGCACATCCATGCGGCCACCAGCGCAAGGCTTTGACTGGGCGCAGTgatgcagctccagcacagccactgCTTTGGGTAGGCACCACTGCACCTTCACCAGGACCCCGAGGTCCCAGCGATGTGGAAGGAGCATTTCTGCACCTCCTCTGTGCCCTTATGGGACCCAGCTGGGGTCCTTGGCATGACCCAGCCAGGGCGCACAGGCTGGATCAGAGGGGTTCCCCTTGGTTTGGCTGGACCCCTGAGCTGGTCCTTCAGCCACGGGCAGGGCAGAAGGTTACTGGATGGGGTGGGCTGGGGTGGGCTGGGGCAGACTGACCtgtgcaggagcagaggcagcaggtcAGCAGCACCGATGCCACGAGGCAGCCCATGGAGCCAGCCATGCCCAGCCAGCACGACCACCCGAAGTCGTAGTGGACTCCCAGGAACACGTTGTGTGACACCAGCGTGGCCCTCTCCACGTAGACGTCCACCGCGTACCACACGGAGCCCACCAGACCCAGGATGCCTGAGGGGAACGGGGCTGGTTGAGAACCACACAACCCCCTCGTGCCCCCCAAGACCCCTCTGAGGGGGTGCCTGTGGGACACGAGGTCCGTTTGCCCCCCCCCAGCGCTCCAGCCACGCACTCCCAACGCCGAGGATGCCGCCGGCCCCGTAGCACATCTTCAGTTTGACACCGGGGTCTTCCTTAAGGAACTTGATGCAATCCAGCCCAAGGAGCAGCGTGGCCAAAGCCAGGCCAGCCAGGAGGTCTGCTGTGATCAGCAGGGTCCGTGTCACCACGATCTTCACTGGGCAAGGAAGGGGAAAACCACAGGAGCCTGAGGAATGGTCCCAGGAACTGGTGTCCCCGCTCCAGGTTGCTCCCTGTGTGTCCCTGCTAGACCCAGCTCTGCAGCGGCCGTGTCCATAGGAGATACCTACACTGGGGCTCTCTAACCCCATGCCTGCCATTGCCATAGGCAAGGAGCTCACCAGCGACCCTGCAACAGGACTTAGAGAGCCCATTATTAGACCAGCTCAAGACCCCAAGCAACTTAAGGTGCACCAATCTGCACCGGGATGTGGCCTCGAGACCACCTTGCAGAGGCTTgggcaggggatgctgctgcccagacTGGTTTTGTCTCCAGGTTGATGTTTAAAACAGCAAATGTGAACAGAGGGGTGAAAAGCAGGAGAGG
Above is a genomic segment from Lathamus discolor isolate bLatDis1 chromosome 16, bLatDis1.hap1, whole genome shotgun sequence containing:
- the LOC136022818 gene encoding claudin-16-like; translated protein: MGAALQMTAFALALLSTLFLLLATCTDCWMVNADDSLEVSHKCRGLWRECVTNMQDGVRTCDQYDSILADHPVKIVVTRTLLITADLLAGLALATLLLGLDCIKFLKEDPGVKLKMCYGAGGILGVGSILGLVGSVWYAVDVYVERATLVSHNVFLGVHYDFGWSCWLGMAGSMGCLVASVLLTCCLCSCTDLSSHQQPQRPPQPRVRTATSKMYAMDSRV